The genomic stretch TAATCGAGTTTTTGTTGTCGTGTTTTTTGTTTAAAATAGCTTTCTGCGGACATGGCGGCTTCTTTGCTATCAAAACTTTCTTGGTAAATGAGTTTGACAGGTAAGCGGCTTTTTGTGTATTTAGCGCCTTTACCTGCATTATGCGTTTTGATGCGGCGTTCTACATCAGTAGTGTAGCCAGTGTAGAGTGTACCGTCTGCGCACTCTACCACGTACATATAAGCTTTTTTAGTCTTTCTTTCCGTTTTTTCCATAATAGATTTCAAAAATATCGTCGGTATACTCGCCATTTTCTTTGTGAACA from Streptococcus ruminicola encodes the following:
- a CDS encoding GIY-YIG nuclease family protein gives rise to the protein MEKTERKTKKAYMYVVECADGTLYTGYTTDVERRIKTHNAGKGAKYTKSRLPVKLIYQESFDSKEAAMSAESYFKQKTRQQKLDYINEHKD